A genomic region of Macaca thibetana thibetana isolate TM-01 chromosome 14, ASM2454274v1, whole genome shotgun sequence contains the following coding sequences:
- the MSANTD4 gene encoding myb/SANT-like DNA-binding domain-containing protein 4: MKQLKRKRKSNFSVQETQTLLKEITKRKEVIFSKQLNTTINVMKRMAWEEIAQCVNAVGEGEQRTGTEVKRRYLDWRALMKRKRMKANIKLVGSGFPLPSSDLDDSLTEEIDEKIGFRNDANFDWQNVADFRDAGGSLTEVKVEEEERDPQSPEFEIEEEEEMLSSVIPDSRRENELPDFPHIDEFFTLNSTPSRSAYDEPHLLVNIEKQKLELEKRRLDIEAERLQVEKERLQIEKERLRHLDMEHERLQLEKERLQIEREKLRLQIVNSEKPSLENELGQGEKSMLQPQDIETEKLKLERERLQLEKDRLQFLKFESEKLQIEKERLQVEKDRLRIQKEGHLQ, encoded by the exons ATGAAgcagttgaaaagaaaaaggaaaagcaattttAGTGTTCAAGAAACTCAGACCCTTttgaaagaaattacaaaaaggaaagaagtcattTTTTCCAAACAGCTCAATACAACAATTAACGTGATGAAGCGAATGGCTTGGGAAGAGATTGCACAGTGTGTGAATGCTGTAGGAGAAGGAGAACAGAGGACAGGGACAGAGGTGAAAAGAAGGTACCTTGACTGGCGAGCACTTATGAAGAGAAAGAGGATGAAGGCCAACATTAAGCTGGTCGGTTCGGgatttccccttccctcctctgatTTAGATGACTCTCTCACTGAAGAGATAGATGAAAAGATTGGATTCCGAAATGATGCAAATTTTGACTGGCAAAATGTGGCAGATTTCAGGGATGCAGGTGGATCCTTAACCGAGGTCaaggtggaagaggaagaaagggatcCGCAGAGTCCTGAA TTTGaaattgaggaggaggaagaaatgttGTCATCCGTCATACCAGATTCCAGGAGAGAAAATGAACTTCCCGATTTCCCCCACATTGATGAGTTTTTTACCCTTAACTCAACACCATCTAGATCTGCATATGATGAGCCTCATTTGCTTGTAAATATTGAGAAACAGAAACTAGAGTTAGAAAAACGACGACTGGATATTGAGGCTGAAAGACTGCAGGTAGAAAAGGAACGCCTACAAATTGAGAAAGAGAGGCTGCGGCATTTAGACATGGAGCATGAGCGACTTCAGCTGGAGAAGGAGCGGCTGCAGATTGAAAGAGAGAAGTTGAGGTTACAGATAGTCAATTCAGAGAAACCATCCTTGGAAAATGAACTTGGTCAAGGAGAAAAATCCATGCTTCAACCACAGGACATAGAAACAGAGAAGTTAAAACTTGAGCGAGAACGCTTGCAACTAGAAAAGGATAGACTGCAGTTTTTGAAATTTGAATCTGAGAAACTGCAGATTGAAAAGGAACGCTTACAAGTAGAGAAAGACAGACTTCGAATTCAGAAAGAAGGACACTTGCAGTGA